From a single Crateriforma spongiae genomic region:
- the nrfH gene encoding cytochrome c nitrite reductase small subunit — MQSDHDGTSSDSDTPDDPTIPKPSRKRLFGPGAYLFAGCLGLLAGVGTFTFGYGKGASYLSNDPKTCVNCHVMQGHMDSWQQSSHHHVAVCNDCHLPHHPIGKWVTKADNGFFHSLAFTTGGFKDPIRIKPRNRRVTQGTCIHCHESVVHSMLPDAAGRDMQSCVHCHADVGHAGR, encoded by the coding sequence ATGCAATCCGATCACGATGGAACATCATCGGACTCCGATACACCAGACGATCCCACAATACCTAAGCCGTCTCGCAAGCGATTGTTCGGGCCCGGTGCCTATTTGTTCGCAGGCTGTCTTGGACTTCTTGCCGGTGTCGGAACGTTCACCTTCGGCTATGGCAAGGGAGCCAGCTATCTGAGCAACGATCCCAAAACGTGTGTCAACTGTCACGTGATGCAGGGCCACATGGATTCATGGCAGCAAAGCAGCCATCACCACGTCGCGGTTTGCAACGATTGTCACTTGCCACATCACCCCATCGGCAAATGGGTCACCAAAGCTGACAACGGGTTCTTTCACTCTCTTGCATTCACAACGGGCGGTTTCAAAGATCCGATCCGAATCAAACCCCGCAATCGTCGCGTCACGCAAGGCACCTGTATCCACTGCCACGAATCGGTCGTACACAGCATGTTGCCCGACGCCGCCGGCCGCGACATGCAATCTTGTGTTCACTGCCACGCCGACGTCGGACACGCGGGTCGTTGA